Proteins from a genomic interval of Dendropsophus ebraccatus isolate aDenEbr1 chromosome 6, aDenEbr1.pat, whole genome shotgun sequence:
- the KLF11 gene encoding Krueppel-like factor 11, which yields MLTVTPAEKHQPQSTAVDFMDICESILERKRHDSERSSCSTLEQNDFEAVEALVCMSSWGQRSQKGDMLKMRPLTPASDSSDFIMQCESSPSMAKDFHSLSTLCMTPPHSPEFAEPCTTLPPTSQVTYSKPVTVMSSSSHCSVSSSALAKPFASGIHSLQSSQESGTSSKPQPCKAMVTSVIRHTADTSAFHRVPQSLVRVNTPAVEDLSYKRCEVKHSQLTKETNAHEDGSQSSSALHLSPQTDMSCPNAETGSQQVAQTDRPTKCENERFIETNSLASVTVSNAPVLCQMIPVNAQTGVLSAFIKPSTQPVCNTVKPILPQTTPLSQPVLMGTPMSQGTVMFVLPQAPVAQPTPQCPQTLTVGSTKLLPLAPAPVFITSSQCSTPQVDFSRRRNYVCNFTGCKKTYFKSSHLKAHLRTHTGEKPFSCNWEGCDKKFARSDELSRHRRTHTGEKKFACPVCDRRFMRSDHLTKHARRHMTTKKMPTWQTEVGKLNRITMSDQPRSSAPPLGMLVSMSTPV from the exons GTTGACTTCATGGACATCTGTGAGTCCATACTGGAAAGGAAGAGACATGACAGTGAAAGGTCTTCATGCAGCACTCTGGAGCAGAACGACTTTGAGGCCGTTGAGGCTCTGGTCTGTATGAGCTCATGGGGTCAACGAAGCCAGAAGGGCGACATGCTGAAGATGCGGCCATTGACTCCGGCTTCGGACTCTTCCGATTTCATCATGCAGTGTGAATCGTCCCCATCCATGGCCAAGGATTTCCATTCTTTATCCACCCTG TGCATGactcctccacacagtccagaATTTGCTGAACCATGCACCACACTCCCTCCTACCTCCCAAGTGACCTACTCCAAGCCGGTGACGGTAATGTCCAGCAGTTCCCATTGTTCAGTGTCCTCTTCAGCTCTGGCTAAGCCGTTTGCTTCAGGGATCCACAGCCTGCAGTCTTCGCAAGAGTCGGGAACTTCTTCCAAGCCTCAGCCCTGTAAAGCCATGGTCACGAGCGTCATACGTCACACGGCAGACACCTCCGCCTTTCATCGAGTTCCCCAATCTCTTGTGAGAGTAAACACACCGGCTGTGGAAGACTTGTCCTATAAGAGGTGTGAAGTCAAACATTCCCAGCTCACCAAAGAGACAAATGCCCATGAGGATGGGTCACAAAGTTCCTCAGCATTGCACCTTTCTCCACAGACTGATATGTCCTGTCCAAATGCAGAAACGGGCAGCCAGCAAGTGGCTCAGACCGACAGGCCAACAAAATGTGAAAACGAACGCTTCATTGAGACCAACTCCTTGGCTTCCGTTACCGTTTCAAACGCTCCTGTCCTTTGCCAGATGATTCCAGTCAATGCACAAACCGGTGTTCTCTCCGCTTTCATCAAGCCTTCTACACAACCAGTGTGCAATACCGTCAAGCCAATCTTACCCCAGACCACACCGCTCTCACAGCCAGTCCTGATGGGTACGCCCATGTCTCAGGGGACCGTTATGTTTGTCCTTCCTCAAGCACCAGTTGCACAACCAACCCCACAATGTCCTCAGACTCTGACAGTCGGGAGCACAAAGTTACTTCCTCTCGCCCCAGCCCCTGTGTTTATAACGTCAAGCCAATGCAGCACGCCACAAGTGGACTTCTCTCGGAGGCGCAACTATGTGTGCAATTTCACTGGCTGTAAAAAGACTTACTTTAAAAGTTCACACCTCAAAGCACACCTTCGGACCCACACAG GTGAAAAACCCTTCAGCTGTAACTGGGAAGGATGTGATAAAAAATTTGCCAGATCAGATGAACTTTCCCGACACCGTCGAACACACACAGGGGAAAAGAAGTTTGCCTGCCCTGTGTGTGATCGCCGGTTCATGCGCAGCGATCACCTAACCAAGCACGCCCGACGACACATGACCACCAAGAAGATGCCCACTTGGCAGACAGAGGTTGGAAAATTAAACAGAATAACCATGTCAGATCAACCCAGAAGCTCTGCGCCCCCACTAGGCATGCTGGTGTCCATGTCTACGCCGGTGTAA